From one Nocardioides sp. Kera G14 genomic stretch:
- a CDS encoding pirin family protein, with product MTVEIRRSSARFQELVPGRATWHSLSFGAYYDPERTAIGTMVCHDEHLLATGEGFTEHAHEGVDIVTYVVSGALAHSDSLGSSGVLEAGELGWLRASSAVRHSEIAAAPATRFVQVWLQQYDGEPAWQRIEGGRLSLPGGSLEVVRLGAGETASLPAGGLVHVFVASGALLRNSLAEPLSAGDALLLDSEPAREVGAAVPTTLLVWTLAALPASEG from the coding sequence GTGACTGTCGAGATCCGCCGAAGTTCCGCGAGATTCCAGGAGTTGGTCCCAGGTCGTGCGACCTGGCACTCGCTGTCGTTCGGTGCCTACTACGACCCGGAGCGGACCGCCATCGGGACGATGGTCTGCCACGACGAGCACCTCCTCGCCACCGGCGAGGGCTTCACCGAGCACGCCCACGAGGGTGTCGACATCGTGACCTACGTGGTCTCGGGAGCCCTCGCGCACTCGGACTCGCTCGGGTCCTCCGGCGTGCTGGAGGCCGGCGAGCTCGGTTGGCTCCGTGCCTCCTCGGCCGTGCGGCACTCGGAGATCGCTGCGGCGCCCGCGACCCGCTTCGTGCAGGTGTGGTTGCAGCAGTACGACGGCGAGCCGGCCTGGCAGCGCATCGAGGGCGGTCGGCTGTCGCTGCCCGGTGGTTCGCTCGAGGTCGTCAGGCTCGGGGCCGGCGAGACTGCGTCGCTGCCGGCCGGTGGCCTCGTCCACGTCTTCGTGGCCTCCGGTGCCCTCCTGCGCAACTCCCTCGCGGAGCCGCTCTCGGCCGGCGACGCACTGCTTCTCGACAGCGAGCCGGCGCGCGAGGTCGGTGCGGCTGTGCCGACCACCCTGCTGGTCTGGACACTTGCGGCCCTCCCCGCGTCGGAAGGCTGA